The DNA window GAACTCGGTCGTCGGACACATGGTCATCGCGGCGAGTCTCGTGAGCGCGTTCACGGGCGCATCGACGGCGGTGCTCCCGGCGTTCGCCGATTCGCTCGGCGGGGCGGAGACGTACGGATTGCTCATCGCGGCCATGACCGTCGGTCTCCTCGTGGGGTCGCTCGTCGCGTCGCGGTTCGAGACGGTTCCGTTCGGTCGCTTCGTCGTCGTCGGCTTTCTGGTCGCCGCGGTCGGCAAACTCGGCGTCGTCTCGGTCGATTGGCTGCCCGCGGCGCTCCTCTGTTACGGAATCGCAACCATCCCTATCGGAATCTACAACGTCCTCGTCAGCGCGACGATTCAAACCGGCGTTCCGAACGACTTGCTCGCGCGGGTGAGTTCGACTATCGGGAGCCTCGTCGCCGCCATCGGCCCACTCGGGTACCTCGTCGGTGGCTTCCTCGGAGATGCGTACGGAAGCGCGACGGTCATCGGCCTCTCCGCGGTGGGGTACTGTCTGCTCGTCGGCTACTGGCTGGTCGTGCCGTCACTTCGTGCGTTCCCGCCCGTCACGGACATCGAGTCCAATTCGTTCGGCGTGTGAGGACGGTCGGAACCGGAAAAACAACTCCCGGAAACTGACGAATCGTGAACATCGACACTGATAGGTGTCCACACGAATCATTCGTAGGAAATGCCTGCAAAGCAAACGGTGCATCTCCCGGTCGCGGCGCAACCGAGCGTGGACACGCTCGTGGACCTGACACGGACGGCGGAGGAGTTGGGGTACGACCACGCGTGGCTCCCCGAGACGTGGGGCCGCGACGCGGTGACGAGTCTGACCGCGATGGCGCTCGGGACCGACGAAATCGGTCTCGGGCCGTCCATCGTGAACGTCTACTCGCGGTCGCCCGCGCTCATCGGCCAGACCGCGGCGACGCTCCAAGAGGTGTCCGACGGGCGGTTTCGCGTCGGTATCGGCCCGAGCGGTCCGGCCGTCATCCAGGGCTGGCACGGCGAGGCGTTCGACCGCCCGCTCCGGCGCACCCGCGAAACCATCGACATCGTTCGAAAGGTGCTCTCCGGCGAGACGGTGAACTACGACGGCGACTGTTTCACGCTGGGTGGCTTCCGACTGCGGTGTGACCCGCCGGAGACGCCGCCGCCGATAGACGCCGCCGGGATGGGGCCGAAGTCGGTGGAACTCGCCGGGCGGTTCGCCGACGGCTGGCACGCGACGCTGTTCACCCCCGACGGCATGGAAGACCGACTCGACGACCTGCGCAGGGGCGTGGACCTCGGCGACCGCGACGAGGACGACGTGGAAGTGACGCTTTCGCTGACCTGCTGTGCACTGGACGACGGCGAGCGCGCCCGAACCCTCGCCCGCCAGCACGCTGCCTTCTACATCGGCGGCATGGGAACGTACTACCGCGATTCGCTGGCCCGACAGGGCTACGAGGACGTCGCCTACGACATCTCGACGGCGTGGGGCAACGGCGACAAGGAGCGGGCGACCGAACTGGTGAACGACGACCTGTTGGACCACCTCTCTGCCGCTGGAACGCCCGAACGCGCCCGCGAGGAGTTCGAGAAGTTCGCCGACATCGACGGCGTCGATTCGGTCGCGGTCGGGTCCCCCCGCGGTGCGACGGTCGAGGAGGCGCGCGAGACCATGCGCGCGCTGGCTCCGTGACTCCCCAACTAGTTAGGAAATAGCAGTTTTTCCGTGGGATACCCAGTGGAAACCGGGACGTGTTCCCGGCGTCCCACACGTGCCTCATAGAGACTGCAACCACAGAACGGTGGCCCGCGACGGGCCATCTCTCTATTGCCACGCCCGGTTTCTTCGTACCCGAACCGTCTCCGGAGCGACGACATCGTACCCGCGACGCGATTTTCCCGAAAGGAGCAAGCGTGCGTGCGACATAATAACATAGTATGCCCACCGTCAGCTATCGCGGTCGGGAGATGGAGTGTGAGGAGGGGTCGGTGCTTCGAAACGTGTTGCTCGCCGCCGACGAGACGCCGCACAACGGGTCGGCGCACTATCTGAACTGCCGAGGAAACGCGGTCTGTGGAACGTGTGCCGTCGAGGTGGAAGGAGACGTGAGCGAGCAGAAATCGAGCGAGCGAAATCGGCTCTCGAAACCCCCCCACGACCCGGAGTCGGGGCTTCGACTCGCCTGTCAAACGCGGGTGCTCGGCGACGTAACGGTTCGAAAACACGGCGGCTTCTGGGGGCAAAAGGTGGAGCGATGACCGCCGAAATCGACGCGCTCGTCGCGGACGTCTCGGAGTGGGACGGCGTGGAAATCGGCGAACACCGGTTCGGCGGGACGGAGTTCACGCTCGGCCCGCGGGAGATCGGCCACGTTCACGAGTGGGGTATCCTCGACATCGCGTTTCCGCGGCGCGTGCGCGACGAACTCGTCGCGGCGGGGCGAACGGAACCCCACCACATCTATCCTGAATCGGGGTGGACGACCTTCCACGTCGGGGACTCGGACGACGTTGCCGACGCGCGCTGGCTCTTGCGACTGTCCTATCTCTCGCACGCGACGGCGATGGCGAACACCGCGGCCGGGGAGGACGCCCTGTCGGACCTCGACGTGGACGCGGAACTCGACGCCCTCGACCCCAGCGACGAACTGCGGGCGCTCCTCTAACTGGTCGCCCACTCGGTCGCCGCTTCCACGGCCTCGGCCCGCGAATCGGATTCGGCGATGGCGTGCCACTCGTCCTCGGGCACGTCGTAGGCGTAGACGGCGTATCCCTCGTCGCGGTAGGTCAGGTTCTCCACGTACAGTTCCCGCGCGCCGTCGTCGCTGCGCCAGATTCGAATCTGCTTGCCGCCCTCCAAATCCTCCCGCCGTCGCCACCCTTCGAGGGGCACTACGCGGACCCCCAGTCCGTGATGCCGAGCACGCGGTCGCAGTCGGGACACGTCCAGACCTTCGGCGTGCTCGCCGCGGCCCCGCGTTCGAGACGCTGTGCCCAGTCGGTGATGTCTTCCTCGCAGTAGGGACAAGTCGCCATGCGATTCGACACGACGGCGTTCGACTTGTACGTTCGGGCGAGCCGGAGAGTCAACATTTTTAACACATTGTTCGGTGTCGGGAAACCAACTCGATACCCGCGAGTCCGCCGACCCGACCCCGACAAAACAGAGAGAACAGCTCCCGATTACCTCACCCGGTTATCCGCGGTAGTAGACGTTCCCGGAGACGACGACCGTTTCGGAGGAAGTCGCGCCGGGGAGCGAGCGGGACGGGCGGCGCGCGGCGACGACGCCGCGCTTGAGGGCCGCCCATTTCAGCAGGACGAACCCGGCGACGATGACGAGGAATCCCGTAATCGTGGCGTCGGTGATGGGTTCGCCGAGCAGGAGCGCCCCGAACAGCGTGGCGACCACGGGAACGACGTAGTTCACGAGGTTGGCCTCGTTCGCGCCGATGCCCTCCAACAGGTCGAAGTAGATGAAATACCCGACGATGCTGACGACCACCGCGAGATACGCCAACGAGACGAGGGCGGGTTGGGTGAACGAAACGCTCGGCCAACCGCGGAGCGCGGCGCTCGTCGCGTGCAGGACCAGCGCGCCGACGGCCATCATCCACGCCTGCTGGGAGAGGGCCGGGAGCGTCGTCCGGAGTCGCTGGGTCAGCACGGACGCCAGCGCGAAGACGGTCGCGGCGACGAACAGGAGGCCGACGCCGACGGTCGAACCGCCGAGCGAAGTCGGGTCGGCCACGACGACGACGCCGACGAGCGCGAGCAGGACGCCCGCGACTTCGAGCGCGTTGAACCGCTCGTTCGGCAACAATGCTAGCGCGAACAGCGGCGTGACGACGGGCTTGAGGCTGAGGACGA is part of the Haladaptatus paucihalophilus DX253 genome and encodes:
- a CDS encoding luciferase domain-containing protein, which codes for MTAEIDALVADVSEWDGVEIGEHRFGGTEFTLGPREIGHVHEWGILDIAFPRRVRDELVAAGRTEPHHIYPESGWTTFHVGDSDDVADARWLLRLSYLSHATAMANTAAGEDALSDLDVDAELDALDPSDELRALL
- a CDS encoding 2Fe-2S iron-sulfur cluster-binding protein, giving the protein MPTVSYRGREMECEEGSVLRNVLLAADETPHNGSAHYLNCRGNAVCGTCAVEVEGDVSEQKSSERNRLSKPPHDPESGLRLACQTRVLGDVTVRKHGGFWGQKVER
- a CDS encoding DMT family transporter: MIPSRYRNAVLFALLAVIWGSSFVAIETGLRTLPPVLFAALRYDIAGALLLVAVAVLGRRRDDFQWRPVTRTDWTLVGIGGVFMFGLYLALVFTGQRYVTSGVGAVVLSLKPVVTPLFALALLPNERFNALEVAGVLLALVGVVVVADPTSLGGSTVGVGLLFVAATVFALASVLTQRLRTTLPALSQQAWMMAVGALVLHATSAALRGWPSVSFTQPALVSLAYLAVVVSIVGYFIYFDLLEGIGANEANLVNYVVPVVATLFGALLLGEPITDATITGFLVIVAGFVLLKWAALKRGVVAARRPSRSLPGATSSETVVVSGNVYYRG
- a CDS encoding TIGR04024 family LLM class F420-dependent oxidoreductase; this encodes MPAKQTVHLPVAAQPSVDTLVDLTRTAEELGYDHAWLPETWGRDAVTSLTAMALGTDEIGLGPSIVNVYSRSPALIGQTAATLQEVSDGRFRVGIGPSGPAVIQGWHGEAFDRPLRRTRETIDIVRKVLSGETVNYDGDCFTLGGFRLRCDPPETPPPIDAAGMGPKSVELAGRFADGWHATLFTPDGMEDRLDDLRRGVDLGDRDEDDVEVTLSLTCCALDDGERARTLARQHAAFYIGGMGTYYRDSLARQGYEDVAYDISTAWGNGDKERATELVNDDLLDHLSAAGTPERAREEFEKFADIDGVDSVAVGSPRGATVEEARETMRALAP